The following proteins come from a genomic window of Maniola jurtina chromosome 15, ilManJurt1.1, whole genome shotgun sequence:
- the LOC123872510 gene encoding coiled-coil-helix-coiled-coil-helix domain-containing protein 10, mitochondrial-like, translated as MPRRGRSASPPPAPQRRAAPPPQRSSVPAHAPPSAPAMATAQPQQPSMFGQMAATAGGVAVGSAVGHVAGSALTGLFSGGSSSEPAQQPAQPAQASPNQYQNQQPQGPCAWEIKQFIECAQQQHDLTLCEGFNEALSRSRYSRADQHAPAHPPHIIVTPMPRRSMFRDAAAVAGGVTVGTTMGHLAGEAIASMFTGRRREEVMHSLPQNYQLGTEPSGPCAYEIAQFLQCATNHENLQECEAFSEALKECKRRYRLP; from the exons atgccTCGACGTGGACGATCAGCAAGTCCGCCTCCAGCTCCTCAGCGAAG GGCTGCTCCTCCACCGCAACGGAGCAGCGTACCAGCCCATGCTCCTCCGTCAGCTCCAGCCATGGCTACTGCCCAGCCTCAGCAGCCTTCTATGTTTGGGCAAATGGCAGCAACCGCCGGTGGAGTTGCCGTAGGATCAGCTGTG GGCCATGTTGCTGGTAGTGCTTTAACTGGCTTGTTCAGTGGAGGCAGCAGCAGCGAGCCTGCGCAGCAGCCCGCGCAGCCGGCCCAGGCCTCTCCTAACCAATACCAAAACCAGCAACCTCAGGGACCTTGCGCCTGGGAAATCAAGCAGTTCATTGAGTGCGCCCAACAACAGCACGACCTTACCCTGTGCGAAGGTTTTAACGAGGCTCT TAGTCGTTCCCGCTACTCGCGCGCGGACCAGCATGCGCCGGCGCACCCTCCTCACATCATCGTGACTCCGATGCCGCGCCGCTCCATGTTCAGAGACGCGGCTGCGGTGGCGGGGGGAGTCACTGTTGGCACTACTATG GGCCACCTAGCAGGAGAAGCGATAGCAAGTATGTTTACTGGTCGACGCCGGGAAGAAGTAATGCACTCACTACCGCAAAATTACCAGCTGGGAACAGAGCCTAGCGGACCTTGCGCGTACGAAATAGCGCAGTTCCTGCAGTGCGCCACAAACCACGAAAACTTGCAGGAGTGCGAAGCATTTAGCGAAGCGCTAAAAGAATGCAAACGACGATATC GTCTGCCATAA
- the LOC123872306 gene encoding rho guanine nucleotide exchange factor 10 isoform X6 produces MTYDRRSAVRFHSGLMLTILEEDMFSCGGEVRGGRVPAPSLGIPPDSLTPVQLRRRHVVAAIIHSENSYVATLQRLINDYKKPLEESSPAILNASKIQTLFHRLPDILQCHLHFRTALADCARTWDRDEKIGEVFLSAFSKAVVLDVYSDFINNFSVAMELAKMESKRKSALADFFKVKQISAHDRLSFFGLMVKPVQRFPQFIMFLQDLLKHTPPGHSDRVALQRALTRLEALADALNERKRDAERTQAFRAALRRLTRGGVAGAGGGGGAARFGAARLLASRADKRHLLRQDDLLQLEFNQSGTLTKCKPRRLLLLNDLVVCVSVGAGGDDTERLGLKWAHPVQDVEVLDTGTSPTLSRVLAQGMNRSGSLRSSISSHGSTSTGDSLCNEMSALMHDYEAVSRMADLAASLKAPCPELSPDLFRSLLQNIQQSIQKKDDEMAWVDSCCLQLTIRGREDAVTFRATEPGARRAWATELRLAQLAQARANCPAWRLPASLPSPHALPHKMPLFVAATPVYSSNNLTEVRCGCFYTSSGSPRGATMRRARSLLWVCAGGNGSSHVAVLTHRAAKLKTLVTLDLPDTKVTSMEYAKGLRQVNTLCGDTVWLGTEDKTIIIFSGVEPEKQEKLTEVTTVAAVTQIKFHCDSMFVGLANGRVAVYRRNHDDSWALDEPLAIELGDKPVHCILPVDGIIYASCAKRVFAINALTAEIMRILELKGEGDRSVKYLAHSGVGLWAAFSDSTYVSLYHAETFEHLQNIDIAADVAKTIGAREGSKPAYVSALLAGQGLLWVGTTAGVSVTVPLPKLEGLPLIGGHIAVSYHAHAGPVTFLLSLTAETQADVNVVRRNLSNARALAETVQELKEEEAKEDNDKHKLERRISEEMSPYRPQRVQSAVIRRKKPGDVRLSKTLPKCANLNACDVYGLFGDLMFVKDCVGEADVSGSGGETLRRSDPELAAIPYRVSTLDRRLRMRAGRPRSLDLSSWSVDSRASSLCTSSGSEESMALRGVSRTSSGASGAANLAPMAASTPDSSSGKSSASERSISRSDSATAAPELRTKSKSAARSLRGADYIVGDSMARRSVVTVVGGRGYVDWRQTADAAERPTPAADPNPKDAHLILWEMRM; encoded by the exons GATTACAAGAAGCCCCTAGAAGAAAGCAGTCCGGCAATATTGAACGCAAGCAAGATCCAAACACTATTCCACCGCTTACCCGACATCCTGCAATGCCACCTGCATTTCCGCACCGCGCTCGCAGACTGCGCACGCACGTGGGACCGCGACGAAAAAATTG GCGAGGTCTTCCTTAGCGCATTCTCGAAGGCAGTGGTGCTGGACGTGTACTCCGACTTCATCAACAACTTCTCGGTCGCCATGGAGCTGGCCAAGATGGAGTCGAAGCGGAAATCGGCGCTGGCGGACTTCTTCAAAGTGAAGCAAATCAGTGCTCACGACAGGCTTTCCTTCTTTGGTCTCATGGTCAAACCGGTGCAGCGGTTTCCACAATTCATTATGTTTTTACAG GATCTCTTAAAACACACGCCGCCTGGTCACTCGGATCGCGTCGCTCTACAGCGAGCATTGACCAGATTGGAAGCCTTAGCTGACGCCCTCAATGAGAGAAAACGTGATGCTGAACGAACGCAA GCCTTCCGAGCAGCACTTAGGCGGCTTACCCGCGGCGGAGTGGCGGgtgcgggcggcggcggcggtgccGCTAGGTTCGGCGCCGCGAGGCTTCTGGCCTCCAGGGCTGACAAACGGCATCTGTTGCGACAGGACGACCTATTGCAACTG GAGTTCAACCAATCTGGAACGCTGACGAAGTGCAAACCACGTCGGTTGCTGCTCCTCAATGATCTCGTAGTGTGTGTATCGGTGGGTGCGGGCGGCGATGACACTGAGCGGCTGGGGCTGAAGTGGGCGCACCCCGTACAAGATGTCGAGGTCCTGGACACTGGGACTTCGCCTACCCTTAGTCGGGTACTTGCTCAag GCATGAACAGAAGTGGAAGCCTCCGTTCAAGTATAAGCAGCCACGGCAGCACGTCCACTGGCGACTCCCTCTGCAACGAAATGTCCGCTCTCATGCACGACTACGAGGCCGTGTCGAGGATGGCGGACCTCGCTGCCTCCTTGAAAGCGCCCTGTCCAGAACTATCGCCAGATTTGTTCCGATCGCTATTGCAGAACATCCAGCAGAGTATACAG AAAAAAGATGACGAAATGGCATGGGTGGACTCATGCTGTTTACAACTAACGATCCGCGGGCGAGAAGACGCGGTGACGTTTAGAGCGACGGAACCCGGCGCGCGCCGAGCTTGGGCCACGGAATTGAGGCTAGCGCAACTGGCACAGGCGAGAGCGAATTGTCCTGCGTGGAGGTTGCCTGCCTCACTGCCATCGCCTCACGCATTGCCACACAAGATGCCGTTGTTTGTGGCAGCCACACCTGTGTACTCATCGAATAATTTAACAGAG GTCCGGTGCGGCTGCTTCTACACGTCATCGGGCAGTCCGCGCGGCGCGACCATGCGGCGCGCGCGCTCGCTGCTGTGGGTGTGCGCGGGTGGCAACGGCAGCAGCCACGTTGCCGTGCTGACGCATCGCGCCGCTAAGCTCAAGACCCTCGTCACGCTCGACCTGCCCGACACTAAG GTAACGTCAATGGAGTACGCGAAAGGACTGCGACAAGTGAACACGCTGTGCGGCGACACAGTGTGGCTCGGCACCGAGGACAAAACCATCATCATCTTCTCCGGCGTCGAGCCCGAGAAGCAGGAGAAGCTCACCGAGGTAACCACCGTGGCGGCCGTCACGCAGATCAAGTTCCACTGCGACTCCATGTTCGTGGGCCTCGCCAACGGCCGAGTGGCGGTATACCGCCGCAACCACGACGACTCGTGGGCCCTCGACGAACCGCTCGCGATAGAGCTCGGCGACAAGCCCGTGCATTGCATCCTCCCCGTCGACGGCATCATATACGCCTCGTGCGCCAAAAGAGTCTTCGCCATCAACGCTTTGACAGCCGAAATCATGCGAATCCTCGAATTGAAAGGCGAAGGCGATCGTTCCGTTAAGTATCTCGCGCATTCTGGAGTGGGATTATGGGCTGCGTTCTCCGACTCTACATACGTCAGCTTGTACCACGCGGAGACGTTCGAACACTTGCAGAATATCGACATCGCTGCTGACGTAGCCAAAACTATTGGTGCTAGAGAGGGAAGCAAACCAGCTTATGTGTCAGCGTTGTTAGCTGGACAGGGACTCCTATGGGTCGGAACAACTGCGGGAGTTAGTGTTACCGTGCCGCTCCCGAAGTTAGAAGGACTGCCGCTCATTGGAGGTCACATAGCTGTGTCATATCACGCCCATGCGGGCCCCGTTACATTCCTCCTATCCTTGACTGCAGAAACACAAGCGGACGTCAATGTAGTTAGACGCAATCTATCCAACGCAAGAGCTCTAGCCGAAACAGTTCAGGAGCTCAAAGAAGAAGAAGCGAAAGAAGATAACGATAAGCATAAGCTGGAAAGGCGGATATCAGAAGAAATGAGCCCGTACCGACCGCAGCGCGTCCAGTCCGCAGTTATACGTAGAAAGAAACCCGGCGATGTAAGACTGAGTAAGACGTTACCGAAGTGTGCCAATTTGAACGCGTGTGATGTTTATGGACTGTTCGGAGATCTTATGTTCGTTAAAGACTGTGTTGGTGAGGCGGATGTGAGTGGTTCGGGTGGGGAAACTCTAAGGCGGAGCGATCCCGAGTTAGCTGCGATCCCTTATCGAGTCAGTACGTTAGATAGGCGGCTGAGGATGAGGGCGGGTAGACCGCGAAGTTTAGATTTATCTAGTTGGTCCGTCGACTCGCGAGCGTCTAGTCTTTGCACGTCTTCCGGTAGCGAGGAGTCTATGGCTTTGCGCGGTGTGTCTCGAACTAGTTCAGGCGCATCAGGCGCAGCGAACTTAGCTCCCATGGCTGCTTCCACACCCGATTCCTCTTCAGGAAAAAGCAGTGCCTCCGAACGATCAATATCCCGGAGCGATTCCGCAACAGCCGCTCCAGAATTGCGTACCAAAAGCAAAAGCGCGGCTCGAAGTCTTCGCGGTGCTGATTACATCGTAGGTGATAGTATGGCTCGGCGGTCTGTGGTGACGGTGGTCGGGGGTCGCGGCTACGTGGACTGGCGGCAGACCGCAGACGCGGCCGAAAGACCTACGCCAGCAGCCGACCCTAACCCCAAAGACGCACATCTCATCCTATGGGAAATGCGCATGTAA
- the LOC123872306 gene encoding rho guanine nucleotide exchange factor 10 isoform X5, producing the protein MFCVKLLSERALYSMSTFDVYLEEDMFSCGGEVRGGRVPAPSLGIPPDSLTPVQLRRRHVVAAIIHSENSYVATLQRLINDYKKPLEESSPAILNASKIQTLFHRLPDILQCHLHFRTALADCARTWDRDEKIGEVFLSAFSKAVVLDVYSDFINNFSVAMELAKMESKRKSALADFFKVKQISAHDRLSFFGLMVKPVQRFPQFIMFLQDLLKHTPPGHSDRVALQRALTRLEALADALNERKRDAERTQAFRAALRRLTRGGVAGAGGGGGAARFGAARLLASRADKRHLLRQDDLLQLEFNQSGTLTKCKPRRLLLLNDLVVCVSVGAGGDDTERLGLKWAHPVQDVEVLDTGTSPTLSRVLAQGMNRSGSLRSSISSHGSTSTGDSLCNEMSALMHDYEAVSRMADLAASLKAPCPELSPDLFRSLLQNIQQSIQKKDDEMAWVDSCCLQLTIRGREDAVTFRATEPGARRAWATELRLAQLAQARANCPAWRLPASLPSPHALPHKMPLFVAATPVYSSNNLTEVRCGCFYTSSGSPRGATMRRARSLLWVCAGGNGSSHVAVLTHRAAKLKTLVTLDLPDTKVTSMEYAKGLRQVNTLCGDTVWLGTEDKTIIIFSGVEPEKQEKLTEVTTVAAVTQIKFHCDSMFVGLANGRVAVYRRNHDDSWALDEPLAIELGDKPVHCILPVDGIIYASCAKRVFAINALTAEIMRILELKGEGDRSVKYLAHSGVGLWAAFSDSTYVSLYHAETFEHLQNIDIAADVAKTIGAREGSKPAYVSALLAGQGLLWVGTTAGVSVTVPLPKLEGLPLIGGHIAVSYHAHAGPVTFLLSLTAETQADVNVVRRNLSNARALAETVQELKEEEAKEDNDKHKLERRISEEMSPYRPQRVQSAVIRRKKPGDVRLSKTLPKCANLNACDVYGLFGDLMFVKDCVGEADVSGSGGETLRRSDPELAAIPYRVSTLDRRLRMRAGRPRSLDLSSWSVDSRASSLCTSSGSEESMALRGVSRTSSGASGAANLAPMAASTPDSSSGKSSASERSISRSDSATAAPELRTKSKSAARSLRGADYIVGDSMARRSVVTVVGGRGYVDWRQTADAAERPTPAADPNPKDAHLILWEMRM; encoded by the exons GATTACAAGAAGCCCCTAGAAGAAAGCAGTCCGGCAATATTGAACGCAAGCAAGATCCAAACACTATTCCACCGCTTACCCGACATCCTGCAATGCCACCTGCATTTCCGCACCGCGCTCGCAGACTGCGCACGCACGTGGGACCGCGACGAAAAAATTG GCGAGGTCTTCCTTAGCGCATTCTCGAAGGCAGTGGTGCTGGACGTGTACTCCGACTTCATCAACAACTTCTCGGTCGCCATGGAGCTGGCCAAGATGGAGTCGAAGCGGAAATCGGCGCTGGCGGACTTCTTCAAAGTGAAGCAAATCAGTGCTCACGACAGGCTTTCCTTCTTTGGTCTCATGGTCAAACCGGTGCAGCGGTTTCCACAATTCATTATGTTTTTACAG GATCTCTTAAAACACACGCCGCCTGGTCACTCGGATCGCGTCGCTCTACAGCGAGCATTGACCAGATTGGAAGCCTTAGCTGACGCCCTCAATGAGAGAAAACGTGATGCTGAACGAACGCAA GCCTTCCGAGCAGCACTTAGGCGGCTTACCCGCGGCGGAGTGGCGGgtgcgggcggcggcggcggtgccGCTAGGTTCGGCGCCGCGAGGCTTCTGGCCTCCAGGGCTGACAAACGGCATCTGTTGCGACAGGACGACCTATTGCAACTG GAGTTCAACCAATCTGGAACGCTGACGAAGTGCAAACCACGTCGGTTGCTGCTCCTCAATGATCTCGTAGTGTGTGTATCGGTGGGTGCGGGCGGCGATGACACTGAGCGGCTGGGGCTGAAGTGGGCGCACCCCGTACAAGATGTCGAGGTCCTGGACACTGGGACTTCGCCTACCCTTAGTCGGGTACTTGCTCAag GCATGAACAGAAGTGGAAGCCTCCGTTCAAGTATAAGCAGCCACGGCAGCACGTCCACTGGCGACTCCCTCTGCAACGAAATGTCCGCTCTCATGCACGACTACGAGGCCGTGTCGAGGATGGCGGACCTCGCTGCCTCCTTGAAAGCGCCCTGTCCAGAACTATCGCCAGATTTGTTCCGATCGCTATTGCAGAACATCCAGCAGAGTATACAG AAAAAAGATGACGAAATGGCATGGGTGGACTCATGCTGTTTACAACTAACGATCCGCGGGCGAGAAGACGCGGTGACGTTTAGAGCGACGGAACCCGGCGCGCGCCGAGCTTGGGCCACGGAATTGAGGCTAGCGCAACTGGCACAGGCGAGAGCGAATTGTCCTGCGTGGAGGTTGCCTGCCTCACTGCCATCGCCTCACGCATTGCCACACAAGATGCCGTTGTTTGTGGCAGCCACACCTGTGTACTCATCGAATAATTTAACAGAG GTCCGGTGCGGCTGCTTCTACACGTCATCGGGCAGTCCGCGCGGCGCGACCATGCGGCGCGCGCGCTCGCTGCTGTGGGTGTGCGCGGGTGGCAACGGCAGCAGCCACGTTGCCGTGCTGACGCATCGCGCCGCTAAGCTCAAGACCCTCGTCACGCTCGACCTGCCCGACACTAAG GTAACGTCAATGGAGTACGCGAAAGGACTGCGACAAGTGAACACGCTGTGCGGCGACACAGTGTGGCTCGGCACCGAGGACAAAACCATCATCATCTTCTCCGGCGTCGAGCCCGAGAAGCAGGAGAAGCTCACCGAGGTAACCACCGTGGCGGCCGTCACGCAGATCAAGTTCCACTGCGACTCCATGTTCGTGGGCCTCGCCAACGGCCGAGTGGCGGTATACCGCCGCAACCACGACGACTCGTGGGCCCTCGACGAACCGCTCGCGATAGAGCTCGGCGACAAGCCCGTGCATTGCATCCTCCCCGTCGACGGCATCATATACGCCTCGTGCGCCAAAAGAGTCTTCGCCATCAACGCTTTGACAGCCGAAATCATGCGAATCCTCGAATTGAAAGGCGAAGGCGATCGTTCCGTTAAGTATCTCGCGCATTCTGGAGTGGGATTATGGGCTGCGTTCTCCGACTCTACATACGTCAGCTTGTACCACGCGGAGACGTTCGAACACTTGCAGAATATCGACATCGCTGCTGACGTAGCCAAAACTATTGGTGCTAGAGAGGGAAGCAAACCAGCTTATGTGTCAGCGTTGTTAGCTGGACAGGGACTCCTATGGGTCGGAACAACTGCGGGAGTTAGTGTTACCGTGCCGCTCCCGAAGTTAGAAGGACTGCCGCTCATTGGAGGTCACATAGCTGTGTCATATCACGCCCATGCGGGCCCCGTTACATTCCTCCTATCCTTGACTGCAGAAACACAAGCGGACGTCAATGTAGTTAGACGCAATCTATCCAACGCAAGAGCTCTAGCCGAAACAGTTCAGGAGCTCAAAGAAGAAGAAGCGAAAGAAGATAACGATAAGCATAAGCTGGAAAGGCGGATATCAGAAGAAATGAGCCCGTACCGACCGCAGCGCGTCCAGTCCGCAGTTATACGTAGAAAGAAACCCGGCGATGTAAGACTGAGTAAGACGTTACCGAAGTGTGCCAATTTGAACGCGTGTGATGTTTATGGACTGTTCGGAGATCTTATGTTCGTTAAAGACTGTGTTGGTGAGGCGGATGTGAGTGGTTCGGGTGGGGAAACTCTAAGGCGGAGCGATCCCGAGTTAGCTGCGATCCCTTATCGAGTCAGTACGTTAGATAGGCGGCTGAGGATGAGGGCGGGTAGACCGCGAAGTTTAGATTTATCTAGTTGGTCCGTCGACTCGCGAGCGTCTAGTCTTTGCACGTCTTCCGGTAGCGAGGAGTCTATGGCTTTGCGCGGTGTGTCTCGAACTAGTTCAGGCGCATCAGGCGCAGCGAACTTAGCTCCCATGGCTGCTTCCACACCCGATTCCTCTTCAGGAAAAAGCAGTGCCTCCGAACGATCAATATCCCGGAGCGATTCCGCAACAGCCGCTCCAGAATTGCGTACCAAAAGCAAAAGCGCGGCTCGAAGTCTTCGCGGTGCTGATTACATCGTAGGTGATAGTATGGCTCGGCGGTCTGTGGTGACGGTGGTCGGGGGTCGCGGCTACGTGGACTGGCGGCAGACCGCAGACGCGGCCGAAAGACCTACGCCAGCAGCCGACCCTAACCCCAAAGACGCACATCTCATCCTATGGGAAATGCGCATGTAA